In Dyadobacter sp. NIV53, a single window of DNA contains:
- a CDS encoding DASH family cryptochrome encodes MARKKVAVILFGKKRIRTGIGARTGLTEQVSVLFEIHKQNMMRRSIVWFKTDLRLHDNETLVRAIEQSDEIIPVYCFDDAHYKITEFGFQKTGSFRAQFLLDSLADLDARLREMRSGLIVLRGNPEEELFKIAKQYGAQKVFAKKEVAYEERQTEEIVEKELWKLHCTLETFSTSTLYHAQDLPFTKKDIPDIFTNFRKRIEKESEIRDIFAKPASIKSPEIPPLQLPTLQDLGLIPMATDERSAIHSKGGETEAYKRLQFYFYETRAISTYKETRNGMIGENYSTKFSAWLAMGCLSPREIYYEVKKYEARYSANASTYWLIFELLWRDYFRFMMKKYNHKFFLEMGIKDKDIVPKGVNEDLLNKWINSETGVDFIDANMLELKLTGFMSNRGRQNVASYLVNDLKLDWRYGAAYFEQQLIDYDPCSNWGNWAYVAGVGNDPRGNRYFNIEKQATDYDLDKSYRNLWLEKV; translated from the coding sequence TTGGCAAGAAAAAAAGTTGCTGTAATATTATTTGGTAAAAAACGGATCAGAACAGGAATAGGCGCGAGAACCGGATTAACAGAGCAGGTTAGCGTATTATTTGAAATACATAAACAAAATATGATGCGAAGATCGATTGTATGGTTTAAAACTGATTTAAGATTACATGATAACGAAACGCTCGTTCGCGCTATTGAACAGAGTGACGAAATTATTCCGGTTTATTGTTTTGACGATGCACATTATAAAATCACCGAATTTGGTTTTCAGAAAACCGGCAGTTTCAGGGCTCAGTTTTTATTAGATTCACTAGCCGATCTGGATGCCCGCCTCAGAGAAATGAGATCCGGGCTGATCGTTTTAAGAGGCAATCCGGAAGAGGAGCTTTTTAAAATAGCCAAACAATACGGAGCTCAGAAAGTATTTGCAAAAAAAGAAGTTGCCTACGAAGAAAGACAAACGGAAGAAATTGTAGAAAAAGAATTGTGGAAGTTGCATTGTACACTAGAAACGTTCAGTACCAGTACACTTTACCACGCACAGGATCTGCCATTTACCAAGAAGGACATTCCGGACATTTTTACCAATTTTAGAAAAAGGATCGAAAAAGAGTCTGAAATAAGGGATATTTTCGCTAAACCTGCCTCAATAAAGTCCCCTGAAATTCCTCCTTTACAACTACCAACATTGCAGGATCTCGGACTTATTCCAATGGCCACAGACGAGCGATCTGCCATTCATTCGAAAGGCGGGGAAACAGAAGCGTATAAGCGTTTACAGTTTTATTTTTATGAAACCAGGGCGATATCCACCTACAAAGAAACCCGCAATGGTATGATCGGTGAGAACTATTCAACCAAGTTTTCAGCCTGGCTTGCGATGGGTTGTTTGTCTCCAAGAGAAATTTATTATGAGGTTAAAAAATATGAGGCCCGGTATTCTGCTAATGCCTCTACCTACTGGTTAATATTTGAATTGCTCTGGCGGGACTATTTCAGATTTATGATGAAAAAATATAATCATAAATTTTTTCTGGAAATGGGAATTAAGGACAAAGATATCGTGCCTAAGGGAGTTAATGAAGATTTGCTAAACAAATGGATCAACAGTGAAACGGGTGTGGATTTTATAGACGCCAATATGCTTGAATTAAAGCTGACCGGTTTTATGAGTAACAGAGGCCGCCAGAATGTAGCAAGTTATCTGGTAAACGACCTGAAACTTGACTGGCGTTATGGTGCGGCTTATTTTGAACAGCAACTGATTGATTATGACCCCTGCAGCAACTGGGGAAACTGGGCCTATGTAGCCGGGGTTGGTAATGATCCAAGGGGCAACCGGTACTTTAATATAGAAAAACAGGCAACAGATTACGATTTAGACAAATCATACAGAAATTTATGGCTGGAGAAAGTATAA
- a CDS encoding DUF2256 domain-containing protein, with product MKGVKKENLPEKICIVCKKPFSWRKKWEKNWDEVKYCSEKCRNNK from the coding sequence GTGAAAGGAGTAAAAAAAGAAAATCTGCCGGAGAAAATTTGCATAGTTTGTAAAAAACCATTTTCCTGGCGGAAGAAATGGGAAAAGAATTGGGATGAAGTAAAGTATTGCAGTGAAAAATGCAGGAATAATAAATGA
- a CDS encoding BlaI/MecI/CopY family transcriptional regulator, whose translation MEPTKSELEILQVLWQHGPSTVRFVNDKLNEEKRSVQYSSTLKLMQIMAEKGIVKRDESNMKHVYSPAEEENKTKNKLLGRFVDSMYNGSASSLVMQLFGNKNTSKEELDEIKDFLKKLDN comes from the coding sequence ATGGAACCGACAAAATCAGAATTAGAGATATTACAGGTACTCTGGCAGCACGGGCCTTCAACGGTACGGTTTGTGAATGACAAGCTGAATGAAGAAAAAAGATCAGTTCAGTATTCATCAACACTGAAATTGATGCAGATCATGGCAGAGAAAGGAATTGTTAAGCGGGATGAAAGCAATATGAAGCACGTATATAGTCCGGCGGAAGAGGAAAACAAAACTAAAAATAAGCTATTGGGCCGGTTTGTGGATTCCATGTATAACGGTTCGGCGTCGAGCCTGGTAATGCAGCTTTTTGGAAATAAGAATACATCGAAAGAAGAACTGGATGAAATAAAAGACTTCTTGAAAAAACTGGACAACTAA
- a CDS encoding M56 family metallopeptidase has protein sequence MNFNFFNLPFSRNIIQAFSWTLLHSVWQGLIVAVLAGIVLLLTKKVKPVLRYNLLSGLLLMLISVSCFTFWYELDKPANTHDDLVLRDFSGSSKLIEGIGEVRFEVVNQVDKEHFTQLIIHYCSENAAVIVGIWLLVFLMKSARTAAGIYYVQRIRHHGIYHVDEQWKQQVHQLAERLKIRKSILLFESEIVKIPIVTGFLKPMILVPAGFLANLPYSQVEAILLHELAHIRRQDYLVNLFQNFAENVFFFNPAVLWLSKLIKEEREHCCDDLAIGVMQNKNSLVNALVLFQEYKSAGTKHAVAFAGKRNHLLDRIKRIIYNNNKQLDAMEKLFVTASLFTVAALSLAFSNEPIKVLPTSLSSAGKKVELFNPVKTVDVQEVLKDTIPANSEVESSGNSVTTIQVTKNEKRYEIIQKNGEITELKIDGKLIPKDKIESYESEIEPILEEIEEQHEQAEADREEADDAKESANDEMDDAKEAEMDAEEAKIDARNFRYEAEEIRKQAELIKKNAEKFKFEAENFQVTMNENRNNANNIRKQAEVIRKNADVTHLNAEKFREQAVEIKKQAEVIRKQAEKTRAEYEKMQENLIADLIKEDVIKDKNNLSYKLSDNELIVNGVKQPDAVHKKIKAKYLKEANVEMVYNWKGKNGSTTYGIIQAK, from the coding sequence ATGAATTTTAACTTTTTCAACTTACCATTTTCCCGAAATATCATTCAGGCTTTCAGCTGGACATTACTTCATTCAGTCTGGCAGGGCTTGATTGTGGCTGTTCTGGCCGGAATAGTTCTTCTGTTGACCAAAAAAGTTAAGCCTGTTTTACGTTACAATTTGCTTTCAGGATTATTACTGATGCTGATTTCAGTAAGTTGTTTTACTTTCTGGTATGAATTAGACAAACCTGCAAATACACATGATGATTTAGTTCTCCGGGATTTTTCAGGAAGTAGTAAACTGATTGAAGGAATAGGTGAGGTTCGGTTTGAAGTAGTAAACCAGGTTGATAAAGAGCATTTTACTCAATTGATCATCCATTATTGCAGTGAAAATGCGGCCGTTATTGTTGGGATTTGGTTACTGGTTTTTTTAATGAAATCGGCAAGAACTGCTGCGGGGATTTATTATGTGCAGAGAATTCGTCATCACGGTATTTATCATGTAGATGAACAATGGAAACAGCAGGTACACCAACTTGCAGAAAGGTTGAAAATAAGAAAAAGCATTTTATTATTCGAGTCAGAAATAGTGAAAATTCCGATAGTTACAGGATTTCTCAAACCTATGATCCTCGTTCCTGCGGGCTTTCTTGCCAACTTACCTTACAGCCAGGTTGAAGCCATTTTGCTGCACGAACTGGCACATATAAGAAGGCAGGATTATCTGGTCAATCTGTTTCAGAATTTTGCGGAAAATGTATTCTTTTTTAATCCTGCCGTGTTATGGCTCTCCAAATTGATCAAAGAAGAAAGAGAACATTGCTGTGATGATCTGGCGATCGGGGTTATGCAAAACAAAAACTCCTTGGTGAATGCGCTGGTATTGTTTCAGGAGTATAAAAGTGCAGGTACAAAGCATGCTGTGGCTTTTGCAGGAAAACGAAACCACTTGCTCGATCGTATCAAAAGAATCATTTACAACAATAATAAACAATTAGATGCCATGGAAAAATTATTTGTAACAGCCAGTTTATTCACCGTTGCCGCATTATCGCTGGCTTTTTCTAACGAACCAATTAAAGTTTTGCCCACGTCTTTATCATCAGCCGGTAAAAAAGTGGAATTATTCAATCCGGTAAAAACCGTTGATGTACAGGAAGTTTTAAAAGATACTATTCCGGCAAATAGCGAGGTGGAAAGTTCCGGTAATTCTGTGACAACAATACAGGTTACAAAAAATGAAAAACGGTATGAAATTATACAGAAAAACGGAGAAATTACCGAGCTGAAAATTGATGGAAAACTGATCCCGAAAGATAAAATAGAATCTTATGAATCAGAAATTGAGCCAATTCTGGAAGAAATAGAAGAGCAACACGAGCAGGCCGAAGCTGATAGGGAAGAAGCTGATGACGCAAAGGAAAGTGCGAATGACGAAATGGATGACGCAAAAGAAGCTGAAATGGATGCGGAAGAGGCAAAAATAGACGCCAGGAACTTTCGGTATGAAGCGGAGGAAATTCGGAAACAGGCAGAGCTGATTAAGAAAAATGCCGAAAAGTTTAAATTTGAGGCTGAAAACTTCCAGGTCACAATGAACGAGAACAGAAATAACGCAAACAACATTCGTAAACAAGCGGAAGTAATCAGGAAAAATGCTGATGTTACCCATTTAAATGCCGAAAAATTCAGAGAACAAGCGGTCGAAATAAAAAAGCAGGCTGAAGTTATAAGAAAACAAGCGGAGAAAACGAGAGCAGAATACGAGAAAATGCAGGAAAATTTAATTGCTGATCTGATTAAAGAGGATGTAATTAAGGATAAAAACAATCTTTCGTATAAGTTGAGTGACAACGAATTGATCGTAAACGGAGTAAAACAGCCGGATGCCGTTCATAAAAAAATAAAAGCAAAGTATTTGAAAGAGGCCAATGTTGAAATGGTTTATAACTGGAAAGGAAAGAATGGTTCGACAACGTATGGTATAATCCAGGCAAAATAG
- a CDS encoding RidA family protein: MNKSIRIIQTKEAALPGGHYAQATEYNGTVYVSGQLPVNADGSHTFTESFEVQVKQALSNLLAILNAAGSNFEDLLKVTVYIVGVEHWPTFNRLYAEALGNAKPARAIVPVPELHFGYLIEIEAVAVVSKSTL; the protein is encoded by the coding sequence ATGAACAAATCAATCAGGATTATACAAACCAAAGAAGCCGCATTACCCGGCGGGCATTATGCACAGGCAACGGAATACAACGGAACGGTATATGTATCAGGACAATTACCTGTCAATGCCGATGGCAGCCATACCTTCACTGAATCTTTTGAAGTTCAGGTTAAGCAGGCATTAAGCAATCTTCTGGCCATCTTGAATGCAGCCGGCAGTAACTTTGAAGATTTGCTTAAAGTTACTGTTTACATCGTTGGTGTAGAGCACTGGCCAACTTTTAATCGTCTTTATGCAGAAGCCTTGGGTAATGCCAAACCGGCACGTGCTATTGTCCCTGTACCAGAGTTACATTTTGGCTATCTGATTGAAATTGAAGCAGTTGCAGTTGTATCGAAAAGTACTTTGTAA